Proteins from a genomic interval of Phenylobacterium sp. LH3H17:
- a CDS encoding ABC transporter ATP-binding protein → MPRVLQRITALALKYPGRVSLAIICSLGSAVASLTLPRLFGNAVDQAQVLLTAGAGHAGEAQAALWGTALLVIAATIVRGLMTMAAGYHGEYVSQQVGYDLRLRFFQQLQRLSFGFHDRIHSGDLITRGMLDLEGARVFIQGGMMQALTLTLLLGFASYMMLSTDVVMGLIGLAFVPIAGAALGRMGFLLRVTWLRVQELMAILTLTMEENLQGIRVVRAFAGKRFEMAKFDAASLDALHYSYKRITLRFRAVSVMQVSFYGSMGLLLWYGGHKVIDGTMSVGKLTEFLTYMTLLQTPIRQIAMIFNAAARATSSGARLFEVLDLEPEIADAPGAKALAPTKGTLRFDHVDFAYDPGGKQILKDVSFEVRAGQTLGVVGPPGSGKSTLANLIPRFYDVTGGAITIDGQDIRDVTLASLREYVGLVQQEAFLFDSSIGHNVAYADPWAAEDRIVDAAKTAQIHDHIAGLPETYETRVGERGVALSGGQRQRMSIARGVVPGPGVMIFDDSTAAIDAVTERRVRDALAHATQTKATIVIAHRLSSLMHADHIIVLDDGQVVERGTHAELVRQGGVYADLYELQTRSDAEAVLDDAPVLETEEVRG, encoded by the coding sequence ATGCCCAGGGTCTTGCAGCGGATCACCGCCCTGGCCCTGAAGTATCCGGGTCGCGTGTCGCTGGCCATTATCTGCTCGCTGGGGTCCGCCGTGGCGAGCCTCACCTTGCCGCGCCTGTTCGGCAACGCGGTCGATCAGGCCCAGGTGCTGCTCACGGCCGGCGCCGGCCATGCGGGGGAGGCTCAGGCGGCGCTGTGGGGCACCGCCCTGCTGGTGATCGCCGCCACCATCGTGCGCGGCCTGATGACCATGGCCGCCGGCTATCACGGGGAATATGTCAGCCAGCAGGTCGGTTACGACCTGCGCCTGCGCTTCTTCCAGCAGCTGCAGCGGCTCAGCTTCGGTTTCCATGACCGCATCCATTCGGGCGACCTGATCACCCGGGGCATGCTCGATCTGGAGGGGGCGCGGGTCTTCATCCAGGGCGGGATGATGCAGGCCCTGACGCTCACCCTGCTGCTCGGCTTCGCCAGCTACATGATGCTGTCGACCGACGTGGTCATGGGGCTGATCGGCCTGGCCTTCGTGCCGATCGCCGGCGCGGCGCTGGGGCGGATGGGCTTCCTGCTGCGGGTCACCTGGCTGCGAGTGCAGGAGCTGATGGCGATCCTGACGCTCACCATGGAGGAGAACCTGCAGGGCATCCGCGTGGTTCGCGCCTTCGCCGGCAAGCGCTTCGAGATGGCCAAGTTCGACGCCGCCTCGCTGGACGCGCTCCACTATTCCTACAAGCGCATCACCCTGCGGTTCCGGGCGGTGTCGGTGATGCAGGTGTCGTTCTACGGCTCCATGGGCCTGCTGCTCTGGTACGGCGGCCACAAGGTGATCGACGGGACGATGTCGGTGGGCAAGCTGACCGAGTTCCTCACCTACATGACCCTGCTGCAGACCCCGATCCGCCAGATCGCCATGATCTTCAACGCCGCGGCGCGGGCCACCTCCTCGGGGGCGCGGCTGTTCGAGGTGCTGGATCTGGAGCCGGAGATCGCCGACGCGCCCGGCGCCAAGGCGCTGGCGCCGACCAAGGGAACCCTGCGCTTCGACCATGTGGATTTCGCCTACGACCCGGGCGGCAAGCAGATCCTGAAGGATGTCAGCTTCGAGGTGCGCGCGGGCCAGACCCTGGGCGTCGTCGGGCCGCCGGGCAGCGGCAAGTCGACCCTCGCCAACCTGATCCCGCGCTTCTACGACGTCACCGGCGGTGCGATCACCATCGACGGCCAGGACATCCGCGACGTGACCCTGGCGTCCTTGCGGGAATATGTCGGCCTGGTGCAGCAGGAGGCCTTCCTGTTCGACTCGTCCATCGGCCACAACGTCGCCTATGCCGATCCCTGGGCGGCCGAAGATCGCATCGTCGACGCCGCCAAGACCGCCCAGATCCACGACCACATCGCCGGCTTGCCGGAGACCTATGAGACCCGGGTCGGCGAGCGCGGCGTGGCCCTGTCCGGCGGCCAGCGACAGCGGATGAGCATCGCCCGCGGCGTGGTGCCGGGCCCCGGCGTGATGATCTTCGATGACTCCACGGCCGCCATCGACGCGGTGACCGAACGCCGCGTGCGCGACGCGCTCGCCCACGCCACCCAGACCAAGGCCACCATCGTTATCGCTCACCGGCTGTCGTCCCTGATGCACGCCGACCACATCATCGTCCTGGACGACGGCCAGGTGGTGGAGCGTGGGACCCATGCCGAGCTGGTCCGGCAGGGTGGGGTCTATGCTGATCTCTATGAGCTGCAGACCCGCTCCGACGCAGAGGCGGTGCTGGACGATGCGCCCGTGCTCGAGACCGAGGAGGTCCGCGGATGA
- a CDS encoding ABC transporter ATP-binding protein — protein MSDITADIPSNEAPRQPRASLGSSEGDDIFGTFDTKVARRFFVFLKPHKKAFAMAVVAVLVAAISVVAIPALIGQAVNSAVAGDGAKLDRTLLAFAALVVVYSIAFFMEQWLSARLAQRVIFDIRRKMFDHFQDVSLSFMDKTHVGRIMARLQGDVNALQEFLESSTGAIGDVVMLVGITAVLLSMDLKLGLLTLTVLPALILIRAIWLPFSKSSFREARDASSTANSALAENINGIRTVQETRREAVNFELYKEKARENMDAQNGAAWMTQIMVPTVDVLTGFAVAIVIVVGGGAVLGGRLDVGVMVAFIFYVQRFFDPVRMLSMQYTIMQRAMAAGHRIFEVLDVSIAIQDKPDAIPLKDIPATVEFRNVTFGYDPKRPVLHDISLTVRPKEVVALVGPTGSGKTSIIALTHRFYEVDKGQVLVGGHDVRDVTLDSLGATIGMVLQEPFLFTGTIEQNIRYNTEGATTEDVIAAAKAVSAHDFIMRLPEGYQTMLGQRGRNISMGQRQLISFARALVADPQILILDEATANIDSFTEQAIQKALKVLFAGRTCMVIAHRLATIRDAARIVVLQQGRILEQGPHDELMAHGGLYAHLYTSAHASFDDQVVAVTGDAEFATRT, from the coding sequence ATGAGCGACATCACGGCCGACATCCCCTCGAACGAGGCGCCGCGCCAGCCGCGCGCCTCCCTGGGCTCCTCCGAGGGCGACGACATCTTCGGGACCTTCGACACCAAGGTCGCGCGGCGGTTCTTCGTCTTCCTCAAGCCGCACAAGAAGGCCTTCGCCATGGCGGTGGTCGCTGTGTTGGTGGCGGCGATCTCGGTGGTGGCCATCCCGGCCCTGATCGGACAGGCGGTCAATTCGGCGGTGGCCGGGGACGGGGCCAAGCTGGACCGCACCCTGCTGGCCTTCGCGGCCCTGGTGGTGGTCTATTCGATCGCCTTCTTCATGGAGCAGTGGCTGTCGGCGCGGCTGGCCCAACGGGTGATCTTCGACATCCGCCGCAAGATGTTCGACCACTTCCAGGATGTGTCGCTGTCCTTCATGGACAAGACCCATGTGGGCCGGATCATGGCCCGGCTGCAGGGCGACGTGAACGCCCTGCAGGAGTTCCTGGAGAGCTCCACAGGCGCCATCGGCGACGTGGTCATGCTGGTGGGGATCACCGCGGTTCTGCTCAGCATGGACCTGAAGTTGGGCCTGCTGACCCTCACCGTCCTGCCGGCCCTGATCCTGATCCGGGCGATCTGGCTGCCGTTCTCGAAGTCCAGCTTCCGGGAGGCGCGCGACGCCTCCTCCACCGCCAACTCGGCCCTGGCCGAGAACATCAACGGCATCCGCACGGTGCAGGAGACCCGGCGTGAGGCGGTGAACTTCGAGCTCTACAAGGAGAAGGCCCGCGAAAACATGGACGCGCAGAACGGCGCGGCCTGGATGACCCAGATCATGGTGCCGACGGTGGACGTGCTGACCGGCTTCGCCGTGGCCATCGTCATCGTGGTGGGCGGCGGCGCGGTGCTGGGCGGGCGGCTGGATGTCGGCGTCATGGTCGCCTTCATCTTCTATGTGCAGCGGTTCTTCGATCCCGTCCGCATGCTGTCCATGCAGTATACGATCATGCAGCGGGCCATGGCCGCGGGGCACCGGATCTTCGAGGTGCTGGACGTCTCCATCGCCATCCAGGACAAGCCCGACGCGATTCCGCTGAAGGACATCCCGGCCACGGTCGAGTTCAGGAACGTCACCTTCGGCTACGATCCCAAGCGCCCGGTGCTGCACGATATCAGCCTGACGGTGCGGCCCAAGGAGGTGGTGGCCCTGGTCGGGCCGACGGGTTCGGGCAAGACCTCGATCATCGCGCTCACCCACCGCTTCTATGAGGTCGACAAGGGTCAGGTCCTGGTGGGCGGCCACGACGTGCGCGACGTCACCCTCGACAGCCTGGGCGCCACCATCGGCATGGTGCTGCAGGAGCCGTTCCTGTTCACCGGCACCATCGAGCAGAACATCCGCTACAACACCGAAGGCGCCACCACCGAGGACGTCATCGCCGCGGCCAAGGCGGTCTCGGCCCACGACTTCATCATGCGGCTGCCCGAGGGCTACCAGACCATGCTGGGCCAGCGGGGACGCAACATCTCCATGGGCCAGCGGCAGCTGATCTCGTTCGCCCGCGCCCTGGTGGCCGACCCGCAGATCCTGATCCTCGACGAGGCGACGGCCAATATCGACAGCTTCACCGAGCAGGCGATCCAGAAGGCGCTGAAGGTGCTGTTCGCCGGCCGCACCTGCATGGTCATCGCCCACCGGCTGGCCACCATCCGCGACGCGGCCCGCATCGTGGTGCTGCAGCAGGGCCGCATCCTCGAGCAGGGGCCGCACGACGAGCTGATGGCCCATGGCGGGCTGTACGCCCACCTCTACACCTCGGCCCACGCCTCGTTCGACGACCAGGTGGTGGCGGTGACGGGCGACGCGGAGTTCGCGACGCGGACCTGA
- a CDS encoding M28 family metallopeptidase, with the protein MLRTALALSLFATAAQAQDSGPIDPARLSAIVKTMAAPEFEGRGPGSAGEAKTIAYLTQEFAALGLEPAGEKGAWTQDVALVKFELPGASTISLSQDGAVRPLVRGTDISVSTLRPVDRVAIKDAPLVFVGYGVTAPERGWDDYKDVDLKGKIAVFLISDPDFEAKAGEPVAGTFGGQAATYYARWTYKYEEAARRGALGALIVHEAPGAGYGWSTVIASNGEAFDIVRADPAKDKLLLQGWLTREAAADLFAKAGLDLEAQKVAARSKAFKPVALKGAAFSADYSVVHTQVVSRNVIGKLTGARRPNESVMFSAHWDAYGLGAPDASGKTDRPGALDDAIGVAGVMEIARAFKAGPRPDRTLVFAAWTAEERGLLGSEYYGVNPTVPLETMAANLTMDVLQPVGPARDVVLIGAGQSDLEDQLAAAAKRQDRTVTPDAHPERALFYRADHFSLAKRGVPVLLLMGLGGGQDLIAGGRAAGEAWVSDYTANCYHKTCDVWRADWDLRGAAQDVALLYEMGKETANSTAWPNWKPGSEFKPLRDASAAKRR; encoded by the coding sequence ATGCTCCGCACCGCCCTCGCACTCTCGCTGTTCGCCACCGCCGCCCAGGCCCAGGACTCCGGCCCCATCGATCCGGCGCGGCTGTCGGCGATCGTCAAGACCATGGCCGCGCCCGAGTTCGAGGGACGTGGCCCTGGCTCGGCCGGCGAGGCCAAGACCATCGCCTATCTGACGCAGGAGTTCGCAGCTCTGGGCCTGGAGCCGGCCGGCGAGAAGGGCGCCTGGACGCAGGACGTGGCCCTGGTGAAGTTCGAGCTGCCAGGCGCCTCGACGATCTCGCTCAGCCAGGACGGCGCGGTCCGGCCCCTGGTGCGCGGAACCGACATCTCGGTCTCGACCCTGCGGCCGGTCGATAGGGTGGCGATCAAGGACGCGCCGCTGGTCTTCGTGGGCTATGGCGTCACCGCCCCGGAGCGCGGCTGGGACGACTACAAGGACGTCGACTTGAAGGGCAAGATCGCCGTCTTCCTGATCAGCGACCCCGACTTCGAGGCCAAGGCCGGTGAGCCGGTGGCCGGGACGTTCGGCGGCCAGGCGGCCACCTATTACGCCCGCTGGACCTACAAGTACGAGGAGGCGGCGCGGCGAGGCGCCTTGGGCGCCCTTATCGTCCACGAGGCGCCGGGAGCGGGCTATGGCTGGTCGACGGTGATCGCCTCCAATGGCGAAGCCTTCGACATCGTCCGCGCCGACCCGGCCAAGGACAAGCTGTTGCTGCAGGGGTGGCTGACCCGCGAGGCGGCGGCCGACCTGTTCGCCAAGGCCGGCCTCGACCTGGAGGCGCAGAAGGTCGCCGCCCGGTCGAAGGCCTTCAAGCCCGTGGCCCTGAAGGGCGCCGCCTTCTCGGCCGACTATTCGGTGGTCCACACCCAGGTGGTCAGCCGCAACGTCATCGGCAAGCTGACCGGCGCCAGGCGGCCGAACGAGAGCGTGATGTTCTCCGCACACTGGGACGCCTATGGGCTGGGCGCGCCCGATGCGTCAGGCAAGACCGATCGCCCCGGAGCCCTGGACGACGCCATCGGGGTGGCAGGGGTCATGGAGATCGCCCGGGCCTTCAAGGCCGGACCGCGGCCCGACCGCACCCTGGTCTTCGCCGCCTGGACCGCCGAGGAGCGCGGCCTGTTGGGCTCGGAATATTACGGCGTCAATCCGACGGTCCCGCTGGAGACCATGGCCGCCAACCTGACCATGGACGTGCTGCAGCCCGTGGGGCCCGCCAGGGACGTGGTGCTGATCGGGGCCGGCCAGAGCGACCTGGAAGACCAGCTCGCCGCGGCGGCGAAACGCCAGGACCGCACGGTGACGCCGGACGCCCACCCGGAGCGGGCGCTGTTCTACCGCGCCGACCATTTCAGCCTGGCCAAGCGCGGGGTGCCCGTGTTGCTGCTGATGGGGCTGGGTGGCGGCCAGGACCTGATCGCGGGCGGCCGCGCGGCGGGCGAGGCCTGGGTCAGCGACTACACGGCCAACTGCTACCATAAGACCTGCGACGTCTGGCGCGCGGACTGGGACCTGCGCGGCGCGGCGCAGGACGTGGCCCTGCTCTACGAGATGGGCAAGGAAACCGCCAACTCGACGGCCTGGCCCAACTGGAAGCCCGGCTCGGAGTTCAAGCCGCTGCGCGACGCCAGCGCGGCGAAGCGGAGGTAG
- the map gene encoding type I methionyl aminopeptidase, whose product MTIENDDDLQGLKAAGRLVARTLEAMGKALEPGITTRELDQLGRAMLEREGARSAPEITYNFPGATCISVGPDCAHGIPDDRRVAAGDLVNIDVSAELGGYFGDTGASFAVPPVTAKIERLCRDGRRAMWSGIRAVKSGGRLNEIGKAIEAFADRNGYTLVRNLASHGVGRSLHDDPGEIPTWYEPRDNRRIHEGLVFTIEPFLSLGADWVEEGDDGWTLTPPDHQPTVQYEHSLVATRNGPVILTLA is encoded by the coding sequence ATGACCATCGAGAACGACGACGACCTGCAGGGTCTGAAGGCCGCCGGCCGGCTGGTGGCCCGCACGCTGGAAGCCATGGGCAAGGCGCTCGAGCCCGGCATCACCACCCGCGAACTGGACCAGCTGGGTCGCGCCATGCTGGAGCGCGAGGGCGCCCGCTCGGCGCCGGAGATCACCTACAACTTCCCGGGCGCGACCTGCATCTCGGTGGGTCCCGACTGCGCCCACGGCATCCCCGATGACCGCAGGGTGGCGGCCGGCGACCTGGTGAATATCGACGTCTCGGCCGAGCTCGGCGGCTATTTCGGCGACACCGGCGCCAGCTTCGCGGTGCCGCCGGTCACGGCCAAGATCGAGCGCCTGTGCCGCGACGGCCGCCGCGCCATGTGGAGCGGCATCCGCGCGGTGAAGTCCGGCGGGCGGCTCAACGAGATCGGCAAGGCCATCGAGGCCTTCGCCGACCGCAACGGCTACACCCTGGTCCGGAACCTCGCCAGCCACGGGGTCGGCCGCTCCCTGCACGACGATCCGGGCGAGATCCCCACCTGGTACGAGCCGCGCGACAATCGTCGCATCCACGAGGGTCTGGTCTTCACCATCGAGCCCTTCCTGTCCCTGGGCGCCGACTGGGTGGAGGAAGGCGACGACGGCTGGACGCTCACACCGCCCGACCATCAGCCCACGGTGCAATACGAACACAGCCTGGTCGCCACGCGCAACGGGCCGGTGATCTTGACCTTGGCGTAG
- a CDS encoding NADPH:quinone oxidoreductase family protein — MRALVVEELKPDYAGCVVKEIPTPDPGPGEVRIKVRAAAVNFPDLMQTRGEHQHKPQVPFIPGMELAGEIDALGEGVTGWKLGDAVVGGARIGGFSEYAVTPASALRAKPPSLSFSQAAGYAVAYLTAYVAFVRRAQVEPGEWVLVHGAAGGVGLAAVDLAKHLGCKVIAASASDEKLAIIQREYAPDAIVNVTGGFRERVKEITGGRGADVIYDPVGGDVFDESIRCIAFNGRILSIGFTSGRLPVMPVNIALIKGISLMGVRAGEYGRQLPEKGRENNAAIWDLAPHMKPRVHAEYALADWRAAFDTLAERTVVGKTIIRPDL, encoded by the coding sequence TTGCGCGCGCTGGTCGTTGAGGAACTGAAGCCCGATTACGCCGGCTGCGTGGTCAAGGAGATTCCCACCCCCGATCCCGGACCGGGCGAGGTGCGGATCAAGGTCCGCGCCGCGGCGGTCAACTTCCCCGACCTCATGCAGACGCGGGGCGAACACCAGCACAAGCCGCAGGTGCCGTTCATCCCCGGCATGGAGCTGGCCGGCGAGATCGACGCCCTCGGTGAAGGTGTCACCGGCTGGAAGCTCGGCGATGCGGTGGTGGGCGGCGCCCGGATCGGCGGCTTCTCCGAATACGCCGTGACCCCCGCCTCGGCCCTGCGCGCCAAGCCCCCGTCGCTCAGCTTCAGCCAGGCGGCGGGCTACGCGGTGGCCTATCTCACCGCCTATGTGGCCTTCGTCCGCCGCGCCCAGGTCGAGCCCGGCGAATGGGTGCTGGTCCACGGCGCGGCCGGCGGCGTCGGCCTCGCCGCCGTCGACCTGGCCAAGCATCTCGGCTGCAAGGTGATCGCCGCCTCGGCCTCCGACGAAAAGCTGGCGATCATCCAGCGCGAATACGCCCCCGACGCTATCGTCAATGTCACCGGCGGCTTCCGCGAGCGGGTCAAGGAGATCACCGGCGGCCGCGGGGCCGACGTGATCTACGACCCCGTGGGCGGCGACGTCTTCGACGAGAGCATCCGCTGCATCGCCTTCAACGGCCGCATCCTCTCCATCGGCTTCACCTCGGGCCGCTTGCCGGTCATGCCGGTCAATATCGCCCTGATCAAAGGCATCTCGCTGATGGGCGTCCGCGCAGGAGAATACGGCCGCCAACTCCCCGAGAAGGGCCGCGAGAACAATGCCGCCATCTGGGACCTGGCCCCGCACATGAAGCCGCGCGTCCACGCGGAATACGCGCTGGCCGACTGGCGCGCCGCCTTCGACACCCTGGCCGAGCGCACGGTGGTGGGGAAGACGATCATCCGGCCCGATCTGTAG
- a CDS encoding alpha/beta hydrolase, which produces MADQRVQRFLVRTLLSLPSPILRLMAGGGVVYVGGRTLDPRLQFLAAQASRGPAMTGLSPEEARRANTQGLAALSGEREPGVRVETLSIPGPDGPIPARAYRPAIQDPSAPVMVFAHFGGGVIGDLDTCDAFCSMLAKVGHAAVVSVDYRLAPEHRFPAGLDDVLAAYRHVRDHAQDFGAPPGHAAIGGDSMGGNFAAIVCQEMKRSGEPQPALQLLIYPCVDVASETQSMTTYGEAFPLSSAMMDWFMGHYMGPDADPADPTLSPLRNPDVSGLAPAIIVTAGFDPLVDQGEAYAKRLADAGSPVIYRCYDSLAHAFTAFTGAVPAADTACREIAGLVREGLEGRIARAGR; this is translated from the coding sequence ATGGCTGACCAGCGCGTTCAGCGTTTCCTGGTCCGCACCCTCCTGTCGCTGCCCTCGCCGATCCTGCGGTTGATGGCCGGTGGCGGCGTTGTCTATGTCGGGGGCCGCACCCTTGATCCCCGCCTCCAGTTCCTGGCGGCCCAGGCCTCGCGCGGCCCGGCCATGACCGGCCTGTCGCCGGAGGAGGCCCGGCGCGCCAATACCCAGGGCCTGGCCGCGCTCAGCGGCGAGCGCGAGCCCGGCGTCCGAGTCGAAACCCTGTCGATCCCCGGCCCGGATGGTCCGATTCCCGCCCGCGCCTATCGACCGGCCATCCAGGACCCCAGCGCCCCGGTCATGGTCTTCGCCCACTTCGGCGGTGGGGTGATCGGCGACCTCGACACCTGTGACGCCTTCTGTTCGATGCTGGCCAAGGTGGGCCACGCCGCCGTGGTGTCGGTGGACTATCGTCTGGCGCCCGAGCATCGCTTCCCCGCCGGCCTGGACGACGTGCTCGCCGCCTATCGTCACGTCCGCGACCATGCGCAGGATTTCGGCGCCCCGCCCGGCCACGCGGCCATCGGCGGCGACTCCATGGGGGGCAACTTCGCCGCCATCGTCTGCCAGGAGATGAAGCGCTCCGGCGAGCCGCAGCCGGCCCTGCAATTGCTGATCTATCCCTGCGTGGACGTGGCCAGCGAGACCCAGTCCATGACCACCTACGGCGAGGCCTTCCCGCTTTCGTCGGCGATGATGGACTGGTTCATGGGCCACTATATGGGCCCGGACGCCGACCCGGCCGACCCGACCCTGTCACCGCTCCGCAACCCTGACGTCTCGGGCCTGGCGCCGGCGATCATCGTCACCGCCGGTTTCGATCCCCTGGTCGACCAGGGCGAGGCCTACGCCAAGCGCTTGGCTGACGCGGGGTCGCCCGTGATCTACCGTTGCTACGACAGCCTGGCCCACGCCTTCACCGCCTTCACCGGCGCGGTCCCGGCCGCCGACACCGCCTGCCGCGAGATCGCGGGCCTGGTGCGGGAAGGCCTGGAGGGACGAATTGCGCGCGCTGGTCGTTGA
- a CDS encoding TetR/AcrR family transcriptional regulator, with protein MPEVAYLPSGKRELTKVANRQAILDAAREVFGELGYDNVTVRDIIRRTGLAAGTFYNYFKSKEEVYVALSDEGARQFAPILKAHRAQSANWEEFVHAAIQAYFLFLADVHKNWEAQRPPGETHPHVHGETPEMKAVFNEVRDAIIEEIARGGAPAADPDYVAVSCIAIAREVGDKMLSRRPVDVKSATEFAVAMIQGGLKGLPKARHDG; from the coding sequence ATGCCCGAAGTCGCCTATCTTCCCTCCGGCAAGCGCGAACTCACTAAGGTCGCCAACCGCCAGGCCATCCTGGACGCCGCCCGCGAGGTGTTCGGCGAGCTGGGCTACGACAACGTCACGGTGCGCGACATCATCCGCCGTACCGGCTTGGCCGCGGGGACCTTCTACAACTACTTCAAGTCCAAGGAGGAGGTGTACGTCGCCCTCTCCGACGAGGGCGCGCGCCAGTTCGCACCCATACTGAAGGCCCACCGCGCCCAGTCGGCCAATTGGGAAGAGTTCGTCCACGCCGCCATCCAGGCCTATTTCCTGTTCCTGGCCGACGTGCACAAGAACTGGGAGGCCCAGCGCCCGCCGGGAGAGACCCATCCCCATGTCCACGGCGAGACGCCGGAGATGAAGGCGGTCTTCAACGAGGTGCGCGACGCCATCATCGAGGAGATCGCTCGCGGCGGCGCGCCGGCGGCCGATCCCGACTATGTCGCCGTGTCCTGCATCGCCATCGCCCGCGAGGTTGGCGACAAGATGCTGTCGCGCCGGCCCGTGGACGTCAAAAGCGCCACCGAATTCGCGGTCGCCATGATCCAAGGGGGGCTGAAGGGCCTGCCCAAGGCCAGGCACGATGGCTGA
- a CDS encoding SDR family oxidoreductase, with translation MAQLSFDDLMFKPGLMTGERILITGGGTGLGKVMAEACLMLGAEVYVCGRRGGVVEATAKELMAAHGGKCVGLACDIRVPEAISEMLDTIWADGGALTGLVNNAAGNFISRTQDLSPRAFDAIANIVFRGSFFVTLDCGKRWIAEGRPASVISILTTWIWNGGPYTVPSAMSKAGIATMSQSLAVEWGDYGIRFNNIAPGPFPTEGMSARLNPSQDQETGGAYADMSGNPMGRVGEMRELANLAVYLLHPLSAYVNGQTIAIDGASWQASGGNFSRMRSWTDAQWTAAREAIQAANAKDRAQRTV, from the coding sequence ATGGCGCAACTCAGCTTCGACGACCTGATGTTCAAGCCCGGCCTGATGACCGGCGAACGGATCCTGATCACCGGCGGCGGCACGGGCCTGGGCAAGGTCATGGCCGAGGCCTGCCTGATGCTGGGGGCGGAGGTCTATGTCTGTGGCCGCCGCGGCGGGGTGGTCGAGGCGACCGCCAAAGAGCTGATGGCGGCGCACGGCGGCAAATGCGTCGGCCTGGCCTGCGACATCCGCGTGCCCGAGGCGATCTCGGAGATGCTTGACACCATCTGGGCCGACGGGGGGGCGCTCACCGGCCTAGTCAATAACGCCGCCGGCAACTTCATCAGCCGCACCCAGGATCTCAGCCCCCGGGCTTTCGACGCCATCGCCAACATCGTCTTTCGCGGATCGTTCTTCGTCACCCTGGACTGCGGCAAGCGCTGGATCGCCGAGGGCCGACCCGCCTCGGTGATCTCGATCCTCACCACCTGGATCTGGAACGGCGGGCCCTACACCGTGCCCTCGGCCATGTCGAAGGCCGGCATCGCCACCATGAGCCAGTCCCTCGCGGTGGAGTGGGGCGACTACGGCATCCGCTTCAACAACATTGCGCCGGGCCCCTTCCCCACCGAGGGCATGAGCGCCCGGCTCAACCCCAGCCAGGACCAGGAGACCGGCGGCGCCTATGCCGACATGAGCGGCAATCCCATGGGCCGGGTGGGCGAGATGCGCGAACTCGCGAACCTGGCCGTCTACCTGCTGCACCCGCTTTCGGCCTATGTGAACGGCCAGACCATCGCCATCGATGGAGCCTCCTGGCAGGCCTCGGGCGGCAACTTCTCGCGCATGAGGAGCTGGACCGACGCCCAGTGGACCGCCGCGCGCGAGGCGATCCAGGCGGCCAACGCCAAGGACCGGGCTCAGCGCACGGTCTGA